In Papaver somniferum cultivar HN1 chromosome 1, ASM357369v1, whole genome shotgun sequence, a genomic segment contains:
- the LOC113290623 gene encoding cysteine-rich receptor-like protein kinase 10 has translation MFYNGCVLRYSNENYFSRLSEQPSINLLGGVKSKVNQSQFIDIVTGLLDDLVVEAVTNSSISPSLYATRSANYTRFDDVYAMVQCTPDLTPSLCNRCLRSAVGRLSTCCSEVQGARVLFPSRTFRFEYAPFHGNYMHATPTIGASPPILQPPSNTTNNYMDQDIQSAESLQFNFNMISDATNNFAEANKLGEGGFGPVYKGTLSDGQEIAVKRLSKSSGQGDQEFKNEVLLLAKLQHRNLARLLGFCLHEQEKLLVYELMNASLDHFIFVQLLDMNVCRYCEWTYILDWEIRYKIVGAIARGLLYLHEDSRVRIIHRDLKASNILLAENMTPKISDFGLARLFVVDQTQANTIRIAGTLGYMAPEYALHGRFSVKSDVFSFGVLVLEILSGKKNTSFYESIAGGAQDLLTYAWRHWQDGSAMELLDPSLNENCSTLPYYLFKTVLQIDRQWTRLF, from the exons atGTTCTACAATGGATGTGTTTTGAGGTATTCAAATGAGAATTACTTCTCAAGGTTGAGTGAACAACCATCCATTAATTTATTGGGTGGAGTTAAAAGCAAAGTAAACCAAAGTCAATTTATAGACATAGTAACTGGATTACTAGATGATTTAGTGGTGGAAGCTGTAACTAATAGTTCCATTAGTCCTTCTTTATATGCTACGCGTTCAGCAAATTACACGAGGTTTGATGATGTTTATGCAATGGTTCAGTGTACACCAGATTTGACACCGAGTTTATGCAATAGATGTCTTAGATCAGCTGTTGGGAGATTATCAACATGTTGTTCTGAAGTACAAGGGGCAAGAGTTCTTTTTCCAAGCCGTACTTTCAGATTTGAGTATGCGCCTTTTCACGGGAATTATATGCATGCAACTCCAACTATTGGAGCATCACCTCCGATTCTTCAACCCCCGTCAAATACAACTAATAACT ATATGGACCAAGATATTCAAAGTGCAGAATCATTGCAGTTCAATTTCAATATGATAAGTGATGCAACTAATAACTTCGCTGAGGCTAATAAGCTTGGAGAAGGTGGATTTGGCCCTGTTTATAAG GGTACACTAAGTGATGGACAAGAAATAGCTGTGAAAAGACTTTCCAAAAGTTCAGGTCAAGGTGATCAGGAGTTTAAGAATGAAGTGTTATTATTAGCTAAACTTCAACACAGGAATCTTGCAAGACTATTAGGTTTTTGTTTACATGAACAAGAGAAACTACTCGTGTACGAGTTGATGAACGCCAGTCTTGATCATTTCATATTCG TTCAATTATTGGATATGAATGTATGTAGATACTGTGAATGGACGTATATTCTGGACTGGGAAATACGATACAAGATTGTTGGAGCAATTGCTAGAGGCCTCCTTTATCTTCATGAGGATTCTCGAGTCAGGATTATTCATCGAGATCTCAAAGCTAGCAATATATTATTAGCGGAAAATATGACTCCAAAAATTTCAGATTTTGGCTTGGCCAGGCTCTTTGTGGTAGATCAAACTCAAGCTAACACCATCAGAATAGCAGGGACACT TGGATATATGGCTCCAGAATATGCATTACATGGACGTTTCTCTGTAAAATCAGACGTTTTCAGTTTTGGTGTCTTGGTTCTGGAGATTCTCAGCGGAAAGAAGAACACTTCGTTTTATGAATCCATAGCAGGTGGTGCACAAGATCTTCTGACTTAT GCATGGAGACATTGGCAAGATGGTTCAGCCATGGAACTATTAGATCCAAGTTTAAACGAGAATTGTTCCACATTGCCCTACTATTTGTTCAAGACAGTATTGCAGATAGACCGACAATGGACTCGGTTATTCTAA